A single genomic interval of Meles meles chromosome 9, mMelMel3.1 paternal haplotype, whole genome shotgun sequence harbors:
- the LOC123951169 gene encoding translation initiation factor IF-2-like isoform X2, with the protein MPSGVAGARTRAPRKEGNPQFGPKRKLSGPRLHLTPHRPSTPPHARQAARPAPAWPPGAHRRINKFNYYRNRGGWGRLRETRGRGRKGAHSPLLGPDAPVPATRACRPAGSLPARRTIRPRSVAVPPGGPGGAGGARGGPGCWGRARQPRGPPARGLAGSPPPKTPNARPGPHPHPGPRRPRCSPGSGPGRTPARPPATAARGRPQALRPPAPATPAPAPLTLSFSARGLTRAGESPASHQSERRWQ; encoded by the exons ATGCCCTCGGGGGTCGCGGGCGCTAGGACCAGGGCTCCCCGAAAGGAGGGCAACCCCCAATTCGGGCCTAAAAGGAAACTTTCCGGGCCGCGGCTGCACCTGACTCCTCAccgcccctccaccccaccccacgcccGCCaggccgcccgccccgccccggcctggCCGCCCGGAGCGCATAGACGGATAAATAAATTCAACTATTACCGGAATCGAGGGGGATGGGGGCGTCTGCGAGAGACCAGGGGAAGGGGGCGGAAGGGTGCCCATTCCCCACTCCTAGGCCCTGACGCCCCCGTCCCGGCAACCCGGGCCTGCCGCCCCGCGGGGAGCCTCCCGGCCCGGCGCACGATCCGACCCCGCAGCGTCGCCGTCCCGCCCGGAGGCCCCGGGGGAGCCGGAGGAGCGCGGGGAGGCCCGGGGTGCTGGGGCAGGGCGCGGCAGCCGCGGGGCCCGCCGGCCCGAGGCCTAGccggctcccccccccccaaaaccccaaacgCCCGCCCCggcccacacccccaccccggcccgcGCAGGCCGCGCTGCTCTCCCGGCTCGGGCCCCGGCCGgacccccgcccgcccgccagcCACCGCCGCCCGTGGGCGCCCCCAGGCCCTGCGGCCCCCAGCCCCCGCCACCCCGGCGCCGGCCCCTCTCACCCTTTCATTCTCTGCCCGGGGCCTGACGCGGGCCGGCGAATCCCCGGCCTCAC ATCAGAGTGAGAGGCGCTGGCAATGA
- the LOC123951169 gene encoding translation initiation factor IF-2-like isoform X1, protein MPSGVAGARTRAPRKEGNPQFGPKRKLSGPRLHLTPHRPSTPPHARQAARPAPAWPPGAHRRINKFNYYRNRGGWGRLRETRGRGRKGAHSPLLGPDAPVPATRACRPAGSLPARRTIRPRSVAVPPGGPGGAGGARGGPGCWGRARQPRGPPARGLAGSPPPKTPNARPGPHPHPGPRRPRCSPGSGPGRTPARPPATAARGRPQALRPPAPATPAPAPLTLSFSARGLTRAGESPASRKRARRPPCLRGPARRPTGARGCGPGLGPPLLTFQLLFFFSPSPLFPRPG, encoded by the coding sequence ATGCCCTCGGGGGTCGCGGGCGCTAGGACCAGGGCTCCCCGAAAGGAGGGCAACCCCCAATTCGGGCCTAAAAGGAAACTTTCCGGGCCGCGGCTGCACCTGACTCCTCAccgcccctccaccccaccccacgcccGCCaggccgcccgccccgccccggcctggCCGCCCGGAGCGCATAGACGGATAAATAAATTCAACTATTACCGGAATCGAGGGGGATGGGGGCGTCTGCGAGAGACCAGGGGAAGGGGGCGGAAGGGTGCCCATTCCCCACTCCTAGGCCCTGACGCCCCCGTCCCGGCAACCCGGGCCTGCCGCCCCGCGGGGAGCCTCCCGGCCCGGCGCACGATCCGACCCCGCAGCGTCGCCGTCCCGCCCGGAGGCCCCGGGGGAGCCGGAGGAGCGCGGGGAGGCCCGGGGTGCTGGGGCAGGGCGCGGCAGCCGCGGGGCCCGCCGGCCCGAGGCCTAGccggctcccccccccccaaaaccccaaacgCCCGCCCCggcccacacccccaccccggcccgcGCAGGCCGCGCTGCTCTCCCGGCTCGGGCCCCGGCCGgacccccgcccgcccgccagcCACCGCCGCCCGTGGGCGCCCCCAGGCCCTGCGGCCCCCAGCCCCCGCCACCCCGGCGCCGGCCCCTCTCACCCTTTCATTCTCTGCCCGGGGCCTGACGCGGGCCGGCGAATCCCCGGCCTCACGTAAGCGCGCTCGCCGCCCGCCCTGCCTGCGCGGCCCTGCCCGCCGCCCTACGGGAGCCCGGGGATGTGGGCCGGGCCTGGGGCCGCCTCTGCTTACCTttcagctgcttttttttttttctccttcccccctTTTCCCTCGGCCGGGCTGA